In the Burkholderia cenocepacia genome, one interval contains:
- a CDS encoding class I SAM-dependent methyltransferase, which produces MKKALHELNRLSWNTATVAHNSHKGDQAAFFRNGGSTLFPEERELLGDLTGLRLLHLQCNAGQDTLSLVRDGADATGVDISDEAIDFARQLSADAGLPARFERADVLDWMPAAAARGERFDRVFTSYGAICWLSDLSAWARGIAALLAPGGRFAMVEFHPFSLYFDEQWQPRYDYFNGDATEEPAGVGDYVAASGTGLGEQHDHPGIVDFANPHPSYEFMWGIGDVVNALISAGLAIDRLNEYPYSNGWKGFDGMRELEGRRMVPPEGMPRLPLMYAIAAHRRAA; this is translated from the coding sequence ATGAAAAAGGCATTGCATGAACTGAATCGGCTGTCCTGGAATACGGCGACGGTCGCGCATAACAGCCATAAAGGCGATCAGGCTGCATTTTTCCGCAATGGCGGCTCGACGCTGTTTCCGGAAGAACGCGAACTGCTCGGCGATCTCACCGGTTTGCGGCTCTTGCACCTGCAATGCAACGCGGGACAGGACACGCTGAGCCTCGTGCGCGACGGCGCGGACGCAACCGGCGTCGACATCTCCGACGAGGCGATCGACTTCGCGCGGCAACTGTCGGCCGACGCGGGCCTGCCCGCGCGCTTCGAGCGCGCCGACGTACTCGACTGGATGCCCGCAGCCGCCGCGCGCGGCGAGCGCTTCGATCGCGTGTTCACGTCGTACGGCGCGATCTGCTGGCTGTCGGACCTGAGCGCATGGGCACGCGGGATCGCCGCGCTGCTCGCGCCGGGTGGCCGCTTCGCGATGGTCGAGTTCCACCCGTTCTCACTGTATTTCGACGAACAGTGGCAGCCGCGCTACGACTACTTCAACGGCGACGCGACCGAGGAACCCGCAGGCGTCGGCGATTACGTCGCGGCGTCCGGCACGGGGCTCGGCGAGCAGCACGATCATCCGGGCATCGTCGATTTCGCGAACCCGCATCCGAGCTACGAGTTCATGTGGGGCATCGGCGACGTCGTGAATGCGCTGATATCGGCCGGGCTCGCGATCGACCGCCTGAACGAATATCCGTACTCGAACGGCTGGAAGGGCTTCGACGGCATGCGTGAGCTGGAGGGCCGCCGCATGGTGCCGCCCGAAGGCATGCCGCGCCTGCCGTTGATGTACGCAATCGCCGCGCACCGGAGGGCCGCATGA
- a CDS encoding GNAT family N-acetyltransferase: MTRRTAAERDALSARLLARDDVPLVWTIDRREIIEHLYVLRDGALHLVPEFYDVSGWPDGEADHYTPILLDCHDRGGWFLGRFDGARLVAAAIVDSRPLGPRGDMLQLKFLHVSHDWRSCGLGEQLYRAAQVQARAMGAERLYVSATPSQRTIDFYLRLGFTVSTAPDPELYALEPDDIHLEGPTA, translated from the coding sequence ATGACCCGCCGCACCGCCGCCGAGCGCGACGCGCTGTCGGCCCGCCTGTTGGCCCGCGACGACGTGCCGCTCGTGTGGACCATCGACCGGCGAGAAATCATCGAACACCTGTACGTATTGCGCGACGGCGCGCTGCATCTCGTGCCCGAGTTCTACGACGTGTCCGGCTGGCCCGACGGCGAAGCCGACCACTACACGCCGATCCTGCTCGACTGCCACGACCGCGGCGGCTGGTTTCTCGGCCGGTTCGACGGCGCGCGGCTCGTCGCGGCAGCGATCGTCGACAGCCGGCCGCTCGGCCCGCGGGGCGACATGCTGCAGTTGAAGTTCCTGCACGTGAGCCACGACTGGCGCAGTTGCGGGCTCGGCGAACAGCTCTACCGCGCCGCGCAGGTGCAGGCACGCGCGATGGGTGCCGAGCGCCTGTATGTGTCGGCGACGCCGTCGCAGCGCACGATCGACTTCTACCTGCGGCTCGGCTTCACGGTCAGCACGGCGCCCGATCCCGAGCTTTACGCGCTCGAGCCCGACGATATTCACCTCGAAGGGCCGACCGCGTGA
- a CDS encoding PAS domain-containing methyl-accepting chemotaxis protein encodes MRNNQPVTQQEFDFPDDVTLMSTTDADSVITYANTTFAQVSGFSNEELVGQPHNVVRHPDMPKEAFADMWATLRRGEPWTALVKNRRKNGDHYWVRANAIPVMRNGAPQGYMSVRTKAPHDETRAADALYRAFREGKAGRRRFHKGLVIRTGLLRIASLSQTMSVRARVHSALCVLAPAVVGAGWACGLTGGGFAAFAGVTVGVAAVAGWWLDAQIVQPLKRLHEQALNVATGESRRGVRMNRVDEIGMTLRTINQLGLMFRWLVDDVSEQVHNVQRASNEIAQGNGDLSARTEQAASSVQQTAASMAEMTATVSSNAETALQANQLSVSASDAAERGGQAVSEVVTTMSEITASSRKIADIIGVIDGIAFQTNILALNAAVEAARAGEQGRGFAVVAGEVRALAQRSANAAKEIKTLIGASVERVESGARIVDGAGKTMEDIVTQVKRVSDLIAEISSSTAEQSTGVAQVDQAVVHLDNITQQNAALVEQSTAASESLKQQATRLVDAVNVFR; translated from the coding sequence ATGCGCAACAACCAGCCCGTAACCCAACAGGAATTCGATTTTCCCGACGACGTCACGCTGATGTCGACCACCGATGCCGACAGTGTCATCACCTACGCGAACACGACGTTCGCGCAGGTGAGCGGGTTCTCGAACGAGGAACTCGTCGGCCAGCCGCACAACGTGGTGCGTCACCCGGACATGCCGAAAGAGGCGTTCGCCGACATGTGGGCGACGCTGCGGCGCGGCGAGCCTTGGACCGCGCTCGTGAAGAACCGCCGCAAGAATGGCGATCACTACTGGGTGCGCGCGAACGCGATTCCGGTGATGCGCAACGGCGCGCCGCAAGGCTACATGTCGGTGCGCACGAAGGCGCCGCACGACGAGACCCGGGCCGCGGACGCGCTGTATCGCGCGTTCCGCGAAGGCAAGGCTGGCCGGCGCCGGTTCCACAAGGGCCTCGTCATCCGCACCGGGCTGCTGCGGATCGCATCGCTGTCGCAGACGATGTCGGTGCGGGCGCGCGTTCATTCGGCACTGTGCGTGCTGGCGCCGGCCGTCGTCGGCGCGGGGTGGGCCTGCGGGCTCACCGGCGGCGGCTTCGCGGCGTTTGCCGGCGTGACGGTCGGCGTGGCGGCGGTCGCCGGCTGGTGGCTCGACGCGCAGATCGTGCAACCGCTGAAGCGGCTGCACGAGCAGGCGCTGAACGTCGCGACCGGCGAGAGCCGGCGCGGCGTGCGGATGAACCGGGTCGACGAGATCGGGATGACGCTGCGCACGATCAACCAGCTCGGGCTGATGTTCCGCTGGCTCGTCGACGACGTCAGCGAGCAGGTGCACAACGTGCAGCGCGCGAGCAACGAGATCGCGCAGGGCAACGGCGACTTGAGCGCGCGCACCGAACAGGCCGCGTCGAGCGTGCAGCAGACCGCCGCGTCGATGGCCGAGATGACGGCGACCGTGTCCAGCAATGCCGAGACGGCGCTGCAGGCGAATCAGTTGTCGGTGTCCGCGAGCGATGCGGCCGAGCGCGGCGGGCAGGCGGTGAGCGAGGTCGTCACGACGATGAGCGAGATCACCGCCAGTTCGCGCAAGATCGCGGACATCATCGGCGTGATCGACGGTATCGCGTTCCAGACCAACATCCTCGCGCTGAATGCGGCCGTCGAGGCCGCGCGTGCTGGCGAACAGGGGCGCGGTTTCGCGGTGGTCGCCGGCGAAGTGCGCGCGCTCGCGCAGCGCAGCGCGAACGCGGCGAAGGAGATCAAGACGTTGATCGGCGCGAGTGTCGAGCGGGTCGAGTCGGGCGCGCGGATCGTCGATGGGGCGGGCAAGACGATGGAGGACATCGTCACGCAGGTGAAGCGCGTGTCGGACCTCATCGCGGAGATCAGTTCATCGACGGCCGAGCAAAGTACGGGTGTTGCGCAGGTCGACCAGGCGGTCGTGCATCTGGACAACATCACGCAGCAGAACGCGGCGCTCGTCGAGCAGAGCACGGCGGCATCGGAAAGCCTGAAGCAGCAGGCGACGCGGCTCGTGGATGCGGTGAACGTGTTCAGGTGA
- a CDS encoding DUF523 domain-containing protein, whose amino-acid sequence MNNDPPSPAAPKILVSMCVVGHPVRYNGSAKTAAHEALERWQREGRLVAVCPELAGGLSVPRPPAEIAGGASGQQVLSGHARIVDVNGTDVTAPFVAGAQTALALAQAHDCRFAILADGSPSCGSTFIYDGSFASRRQAGAGVTAALLREHGIEVFADTEIDALDARLRQLSQAG is encoded by the coding sequence TTGAACAACGACCCGCCATCGCCCGCCGCGCCGAAGATCCTCGTCAGCATGTGCGTGGTCGGCCATCCGGTCCGTTACAACGGCTCGGCGAAGACCGCCGCGCACGAGGCGCTCGAACGGTGGCAACGCGAAGGGCGTCTCGTGGCCGTCTGCCCGGAACTGGCGGGCGGCTTGAGCGTGCCGCGTCCGCCCGCCGAGATCGCCGGCGGCGCATCGGGGCAGCAGGTGCTGTCGGGGCACGCACGCATCGTCGACGTGAACGGCACCGACGTGACGGCGCCATTCGTTGCCGGCGCGCAAACCGCGCTGGCCCTCGCGCAGGCACACGATTGCCGCTTCGCGATCCTCGCCGACGGCAGCCCGTCGTGCGGCAGCACGTTCATTTACGACGGAAGTTTCGCGAGCCGGCGGCAGGCGGGCGCCGGCGTCACGGCGGCGCTGCTGCGCGAGCATGGCATCGAGGTGTTCGCGGACACCGAGATCGACGCGCTCGACGCGCGCCTCAGGCAACTGTCGCAGGCCGGTTAA